The genomic window TAAAATTCCTTTTCCCAATGTAATAACTGTATCACCAAAAAGAGATTACCAAGTGTATCACCAAGAAGTAATCTCTTGTAGTCTTAGTCGTGAATGCGAGGAGGCAGTCTGGAATAAAACCTATTATAGTTAAAaagctaggctgttaattgaacggctaattaagctagttggctgcgacatcaCCATGGCGTCATCGACAGGCCTTGCCAGATTGTTGTTGATTTGtctttttagttattttggtatttttaattattacattaattaaaaaacctgtgtttgtttattattgatcaatgttataaaacgttaaatataatataagtgaCACTTTCTTGTTTGTCAGTTACCCGTTACAGGGGGTCTAGCCATATTGGTGTCGAAAagtattctacatacactaccgctTTTGCGTAATTGTACTGTCGAAAACGCTTCGTTCGTAGCCAAGACGCATGTCGATACATTACcgcaaagtcgacagcgtagatgcgagctgctgttcgtagcaccttattccgtcatattgtctctggatttaatgtattcctaatgtcacttttataaacaaatagaagttaaagctttacaatatttttgtaaatttgcaaTTGGAAGCTGCAAAAGGGACATTAGAATGTCAGCAAGGTTGGAacaattttcgatttaagtggaatttacggaaggtgcaaagtgaatatatgaattttaattgcatgtttaatttaattgttttgcttcatgttttctcagaaatttaaggctacaaataaatacaatattttgaaattgcaaaatcgcgatatataataataattagtagtactcatactttgatatttttaggatttgacctcacaactaatctgcaaaatgaagaagcaacatattttgttaccgcttagaagaaacaatagaaatagtactttggattgataaataaagagtgaaaataaggttgactagaagttgataaagtccaaggaattaaaaaacaatagaaaaaaaacgtagactagtgtgaacactgaaataagaaattagagtttgatttaagctttaattaggtttggtgtttgtgcttgaacatttttaatgtcaatttgaaagcagatttttatataagtgtagattttattagtgatttgctactagttggaattatctctgtttatgtccatcaaacaatttcagtttaagttAGAGTCATAAAGgttgattgtttataatatatttataaaaaagagggattaattaaaattataaaatagaaacttagtcTTAAATTATAACCCTTAATCAACCTTTGACTCCATATTGATGCTCCAACAtcttagaaataaatttaagtttgatgcttattttaagttaatatttattatgtcaattaacttttggttatatcagtgatttgctactagtgaatatgtaaatgcaaaatctgtttaagtaagaaatgaataaacattgtatgttatgtatttgtcagtTTTATTATTGGTAATTTACCTTTCTTTAGTAGGAAAAGTCAATAAAGTggttcacaatattagtttattttacaagaatatacagataatgcatatatgaatgacccgtacctactaatagttaggaatattaaacaaacaggtagcaaaataaaaatgtttcagttatggttattttttattaaaataaggcaccaaatatcttccttaacataatgcagtctacatagaaaaataagcataagtaacaacttattaaacaaaacagaaCACACACAGGTGCATCAAATTAAATGCATTACTACCTAATGTAgatgtattcatatttatatatgtagataattaactaataaatgtaagtgttaGTTTGCAGCAATGTCAATATCTTGTTTGTGTgctgttatatacaaaaaattgttcaattcataaaacctaatgttagatgttgtgatgatttcataaaattactatgatacctacagttactatgaatacatcctgggcgattaaaaaaatagtgattgtttccttaacacaacaattgtaaataataatagttattgtaaagatataattcttcCCAAAATCTACAAATGCAGTTTGTTTATGATAATGTCTCATTAACATTCAAACTGCTGaacttattaagattaaatgtaGAAGAACATAGTTTCAGTTACTGTTTCCTGTTCTTGAGGTAATGTTACTTAACCAACcattatttcatactccatagcttctctttttctgaaaagaaaatattttagttagtagtttgatcaaatagaaaactgaCAAACTAAACTGTAAGATCGGTCCAAGGTTTGTTCAATAGGtaactttagtattaaaactctttacttaattctaaacttaaaaatatacttaatttgtcactgctgcttattgtcaattaaagttcttaataaccaaacaatgtcagtaactcccaaaggacttgaattcaaacttctcattcattaacaatattataataactccTCTAGTATATtaacttagtaaataattaaagaaaatatctacTTACCATTCCTTAGTAATGCtcactagattttatatttccaaagtttatgaagtataaatccactttatttgattaatataatcaatattatatcattagcttctattataattacaataaaatatatttagaacttctaattatgttcattagtgactgctttatcatctgaaatatacaaataaaatgtacaataattttactttgtgattacataatatatgcaatattaaatggtatatgtattttttaaattaaacaacaacttacatgcaatataaatatcaataagagatatccaatataactaggatttacctctactaatttgctgattttcttgatattttcatatttatctgtgtctattatgttatcctcgcattgattcatagaaaaactaaaactcttaacttaaaaatatgaagtctagtttaaattattataattacacgagaacgttaaaaaaagacagataaaaaattaaaaccatttcgtttaaaacgtccaaaatatgagatgtttttaaaacggtagtcattaaagatggcaatagttgtactgaattattgcaaacagcagcttttgagatcacgctaaaacatggcggaaaaacgccgttttttctacactgccgaaacattaattggccgttggctaccgaatagcgtaagcgttaatgtgtatcttttcgtagcactgtcatggcgtcgcttattgtatcccgactcacgcctttagggcctaggctaccgactgtcgacacgagctgtcattttcatacaaatttagttttcgactttctacatacactactgttaagccaTCTTGGCTAGACCCCCAGAATACTTGATAGTTGTGACCATAGAAAATGGGTTGTAATGCGTATTCGATGATTGCCAATGTCATTGTCAAATGATGGCAATTGGCGCCTGGCGGCCACAGGGCAGTAGACAAACTGCTGATTGCTGGCCTGAATGGAGGCTGAGTAGTGTTAGCTTCGTCGttagtgattaaaaataattaacttatatGCGTAAGTTTTGTTAAACttaactatttaataaatttgaaaatattcggTAAAGGCAGTGTAGATAATTGTTTCaaatgttatgttaaaaattgtagtaaaattataatatccgGAAacctacttttaaaataactttgttCATGAAGTAGACGTGTCTACTCTGTAAGTGTAAGCCGCTAAATTGcatttcaaacaaaacatACATGAGTGCCCAGTGCCCAGTCTTTAAATTCCTAAAATCTTTGTCTCATTGTTTCAGGTGAATGGTATTACCACTGACATTCGCGTGTTAAATTGACATGTGGCAGTGAATAAACTAGTAAATCTTATTAGTTAAAATGTTTAGAAGTAAAATAAGAATACACACATGCCGAATTATCCTCCTTACATCGCTTGTGTGGTTGTTAGTTGATGTTGCAATACTAACTTTTTATTCCGACTGTTTTGGTGATGGTTGCAACAAGAAAACAACAAACGATTATGGATTAAGGGTAagtgattaattttattgttaaaaaataaaaataaaataactaaaacccacgattttgatatttaatgttatttgtatataaattgttttgtaagtaattttaattaataactatagGATGTAGAAGAATTAAGAGGCAAAAAGGCTGCAATAGCTGCTGGATTACATAGAGATGTAGGTGATGATGATACAAATCTGGAGGAGAATGAGGTAGAACCAGAAGTTGGTGATGATGGGTTAAATTTGCCCTCATATCCCAGATCTAGACTTAAGAAGTGGAAGCCTTCTCCACAAATAAAACCTCAAGGAGACTTACCAGGAGAAATGGGTAATGCTACAAATAtaacacaatttaatttataattaattgttcatTATAAGCTCAAATTTGAATTATCACAAAGTTTAATTCTCATTTTATTCATAGCTTGAAAAATTAGCCTGAGCCTGAGAAAAacctgtatttttttgttttaggtAAACCAGTAAACATTCCAATAGAACAGGAAAAGATAATGCTGGAGAAATTTCAggaaaatcaatttaatttaatggcTAGTGACATGATCTCGTATAATAGGTCATTGACTGATGTTAGATTTGAAAAGTAAgtcaatattattgtattgttaatcaaacaagtttttttattactgattACAATTCATggagtattaaaaataaaataacaattttacatttaattttgctctattttctaatatttaaattccatttacatatttttgttgaagTTGTTAAATACCtgcaatattttatgaaatgtaGTAAAAGATTTCATAGTTTCCAATTAAGGTGGAATTCcatctaatttttaatatatgtatatatataaaataataataacagaaaGAAATTAGACAGTGAAAAGGCAAGTTATAAACTTCATCCAAAATACTATTAGGAATTGACAGGCAGGAGAATAAGATTTATCAGAATTGAATTCTGTTATTCAGAAGAGAAACCAGTTACAGTACACTGTCTTAACTAAAGCGgtataaaaaaagataatgCATGTGAAGTTTAGGGTAGTAGGACTCCTTTCTCCACAATTAGACTTGtaattggtccgttgtgcgtacaCACGGTATGTGAAGTTTATtaacaatgaaaaaaatacatctAATACTACCAGTATAATAAGATTACCCTACATCAaagatagtttatttataaatttttcaaaataaccTAGACATGAAAACccatttctttattatacaacatataattatcaaattattttgcaaaCCTAGGTGTAAAGATAAGCCATATCCACAATTACTGCCAACAACAAGTGTTGTGATAGTTTTTCATAATGAAGCATGGTCTACACTGATAAGAACTATATGGAGTACAATAAATAGATCACCGCGGCCACTTTTGAAGGAAATTATATTGGTTGATGATGCTAGTGAGAAAGGTAAGTTagtttattatgtatgtttttaaaaatactatgttcaataattattaaaaataatttttatctgatttaaaaaaaaaatctttgtttatAAGGATGATACTaatgtttgtttattgtttttattttgttgcatTTTAACAaacccattttttttttcaaataatttactacTTTTACACATCCCATTATaagtatacaaatatatttgctatcttaaatattagatacaatatatatagattttactaaaatttaacatttctgTGGCTCTGTAAAGGctcaatcaaaatattttttaacagaaCATTTAGGCAAGAAGCTAGAAGAGTATATTAAAACACTACCGGTGCCGACGCATTTGTTTCGTACGGAGAATCGTTCGGGTCTGATTCGCGCGCGACTCCTCGGCGCGAAACACGTGAAAGGTGACGTCATCACCTTCTTGGACGCTCATTGCGAGTGTACAGGTAAGATgtctccagttcaaacaatttgtgttGTGTGTGTTTATGACTCAAAACTGTCAAAGcgtttaaaaagagtggcggaaagttttttcccgctctacgcccttgacttacgaactggtagtaaatgtaaatttacaattaatttaacttcttttttgacgttcataaatgtgcttgtgtacctatatgaataaatttattttgagttGATGGCCATATAAACCAATACGAGTAAAacctattaaataattatgctCGATTTGTGTAAAAGACTATATTACTTTctatgaatattaatatttactttattttctggtacttaaaaatcttaaatagaTTGCTTAGATCACTTTTTTGTGCCGTCATCACCTTAGcctttcaaaaattcttatgtatttattagtaCAATGAAGCTATAGCAAGGACtctatcattatattatttctaaaatatttgattgttttgtCCCAACTCCAAAGGTGAGATTCCGAAACGAGACTGACGAATTATGATAGACGTATgccaaaatccaatacattttctgACAGGATAGGACTCTGAATACACTAAGAACTATATATACCCGCCTCATACATATTAATAGGATAATGAATATTCAATACCGATGCCAGAAGCTGTGTTTATTGTTAACTGGCTTCTttcgaatattatttctatacatTTGTAATACAAATGTGAAGTAAAACAGGAACATGAACGGGTGTTGCATTTATTCACTTCATTTATAATCTTTGTGTTCAAATCCGAGGTACGACAAAATATTTCCGACTTATACGACTTATAGAAAAGtggtgatttttatttaaaaaaaatcacgacactaaaatttaacattaaacctaaaattaatctttatatGATTCATAGGAATACTTACAGTTATTCGACAAATAACATTTAACTGATAAAAatcttcaattaaaaaataacaaaaaagaatatttaaaattgtccCTGGTaactttaattttcaacccaaAGTACGTTAATTAAGATACAAACTTTTCCAATTAAAAGATTGATATCggtaaaaatattcattttgtGAATTGAACTGCAAACATCTCAAGTTGTTACTGTTAATGTAATTAACAACTATTATTGGAAAAGTGtgtatttcatacaaataccAATTGCCAACTAACTATGTATTCAAAACCTAAGACTTCGTGAGCAAAGAACTATGGGAAACTCGTCAAAAAAATTTCTCCCAAGTTCGCATCTATTTAGCTAAGGTATTAAATTTCGAGAGTAAAAAATGGAGTAGATTCATTTtcccttcaaatttaattatagattttcaaataatataacaagaggaaataaaatataggtcGCCCTTATCACCcaaatcattaatttttaattctgattaaattttaatacttattttatattgaaagtattaatagaaattgtattccattataatacataaatatcacaattttatttcgtttcgtttgttttatacatttcGATAAGAAGTAATTGACATGAAACAATTTTTCACCTATTAATGGAACGCACATTTGTTGCCGTACATAATACGATAAAGACCGATGTAAATCTATGACATGTTTTGAATAAATTcttgatttaattaatgtattaatgtTACTTTTTCTCATTTACTTAACTCTTTTTGATACTGTCAAGGGTTATATGTATATGCATGTGCATTAAATAGCtaggtttaaatattttagtaaaatgcACAGTATTTTTATAGGGCAAGTTATGATTATAGGTCAAGAGTTTAGCATAAGTACTTAGTAAATagtactactaattattttaaaagcttcaGAGATGCTGGTAGAATCGTATATATGGATTTTAATGAGAGATCTAGTTTTCTACatataaacaatgttttttatcttacgtgaaaattaaaagttttataaaccTCACAAGCTTTATAGATTCGGTTATTTCTAACCGAACTACAtgagaaattataaaaaaagggtgcgtgtactcaTGTACGCGAGTAagatacttctttggcattattaaaaatagtttttgattgcatgcaaataattaattacaattaaataatcaaagactggagagtcattatagtcaataaagttcagtttacatttgaaaaattcaataaataaatatttattattattctcttacattaagtgtaaaaaaattctattattattcgaatctTCCGTGggcttcattctgttaattttgtgtcacggtgcgcgcgcatcgtaaaatttcactcttatcaatttttcataacgcgcctaaagaagtataacttcaaaaattcgtTATTTACTTTCCTACCTCCGTCGGAGTTGATAAATCAGTATAGAAATAGAGGTTTCCGTAAGTGTATCGCGCTAAAACCATACTTTCATTGATTTATTCATATGGCTAAAAATGGCTAGTCAAAGCGACTCAGATCGACAAAATCGGTCAAAGCCCCTTTGACCAACCTAACTTATACGTGCTAAGTGAAATGACATGCTGTAACCAATATAACTCAATGTTTTCCAATGCTGAAAGGTGCCAATCAACACaacaatgttttctttcattGATTTGGTACAAAATTCTtccaatattgtatttaaataatacttgcCTAAGTATACTTAACAAGTATAGCTTTAGGTCTAGGTGCGTGAATAAACTCTGGATTTTTGTCTCTGGAAGTCTGTGTCGGTAGGAAACCAGTACCCGTAAccgttctatatttaaaaatcgacgGTACGTCAATGAAGCTTGATACActcataaataacaaaatgatacggaaattaataaataaataattgcctGTGTTTGAGTGAGTTTTTAAGAATGTCACTAAACAATCAGTTTCTTCTACAGAGGGTTGGTTAGAGCCGCTCCTCGCGAGGATCGTTGAAGACAGAACTACAGTTGTATGTCCGATCATTGATGTAATTTCGGACTCAACATTCGAGTACATTCAAGCTTCGGACATGACGTGGGGCGGTTTTAATTGGAAACTCAACTTCAGATGGTGAGTGCTTTTGacattattttagtaattaatgGACTGCAGTGGCCGATACTTGAAtgtaattaaagtattttatttaatttaaaattcaaatatggAATATGTTGGTTCTAGGGGTTATATGGCTGTTTTATctggtattattatttatttttttaccttttattGGGTTAAGcggttaaaataaatttctattcAAGTTAGTGCTAAAAGCCTAACAGTGTAAAGTGTAAAATGGAGTGTTCTGAGGGCTTGTTCGGACGGTTCGAagttccacaactgagagtttcttaaggcaggtttttgcgcaccaccactatgtggaaccagctgcccactgaagtatttccgaaccacttcgacttagggtccttcaagaaaagaacgtaccaagtcttaaaaggccggcaacgcacttgcgagccttctggcaatgtgaatgtccatgggcggcggtatcacttaacatcagatgagcctcctgcccgtttgccccctgttttttatttttttcgcatatatactttattacacATTTTAGAGATATGACTTTTAATAAGACTATCCGTTAAAGTAACAATTGTTTATGCTTTTATAATAGGCTTTCATGTAATTAAtgtgaaattatataaaatcttatgtatttaaaaaaattaaatataggaTGAAAATGGTAGAAATTTTCATAGAAGTTCACGTCTCAAGGTTAGGCCGATCGTAACACAAGATTGTTTTGGTTTCATAACCCTACCATTGTTCGCGCTACGTCCGTTTAGTATATAGCTCTATTTATACTCTAAATAGGTAGACCTCGTTTATATATGGGACTGAATGTTCTATTAATATGTCCTGGCCTATCTTAAATTCCTAATTGTATTGTTATTGCCAAACTT from Pieris napi chromosome 3, ilPieNapi1.2, whole genome shotgun sequence includes these protein-coding regions:
- the LOC125063260 gene encoding polypeptide N-acetylgalactosaminyltransferase 5 isoform X2 — translated: MFRSKIRIHTCRIILLTSLVWLLVDVAILTFYSDCFGDGCNKKTTNDYGLRDVEELRGKKAAIAAGLHRDVGDDDTNLEENEVEPEVGDDGLNLPSYPRSRLKKWKPSPQIKPQGDLPGEMGKPVNIPIEQEKIMLEKFQENQFNLMASDMISYNRSLTDVRFEKCKDKPYPQLLPTTSVVIVFHNEAWSTLIRTIWSTINRSPRPLLKEIILVDDASEKEHLGKKLEEYIKTLPVPTHLFRTENRSGLIRARLLGAKHVKGDVITFLDAHCECTEGWLEPLLARIVEDRTTVVCPIIDVISDSTFEYIQASDMTWGGFNWKLNFRWYRVPEREMARRGGDRTAPLRTPTMAGGLFAIDRDYFYKIGSYDQGMDIWGGENLEMSFRVWMCGGTLEIAPCSHVGHVFRKTTPYSFPGGTGRVVNHNNARLAEVWLDDWKHFYYNINPGALNVPVGDVTERKALRENLKCKSFRWYLENIYPESQMPLEYYYLGEIRNAETSNCLDTLGGKAGQPLGMGYCHGMGGNQVFAYTKRKQIMSDDNCLDAAHPRGPIKLIRCHGMRGNQEWTYDAKLRTIKHSNTGMCLTKPESADVWKPVLRACDKSRGQQWLMQLDFKWQARRS
- the LOC125063260 gene encoding polypeptide N-acetylgalactosaminyltransferase 5 isoform X1 translates to MFRSKIRIHTCRIILLTSLVWLLVDVAILTFYSDCFGDGCNKKTTNDYGLRDVEELRGKKAAIAAGLHRDVGDDDTNLEENEVEPEVGDDGLNLPSYPRSRLKKWKPSPQIKPQGDLPGEMGKPVNIPIEQEKIMLEKFQENQFNLMASDMISYNRSLTDVRFEKCKDKPYPQLLPTTSVVIVFHNEAWSTLIRTIWSTINRSPRPLLKEIILVDDASEKEHLGKKLEEYIKTLPVPTHLFRTENRSGLIRARLLGAKHVKGDVITFLDAHCECTEGWLEPLLARIVEDRTTVVCPIIDVISDSTFEYIQASDMTWGGFNWKLNFRWYRVPEREMARRGGDRTAPLRTPTMAGGLFAIDRDYFYKIGSYDQGMDIWGGENLEMSFRVWQCGGRLEIVPCSHVGHVFRDKSPYSFPGGVQNVVLHNAARVAEVWMDEWGEFYYAMNPGALNVPVGDVTERKALRENLKCKSFRWYLENIYPESQMPLEYYYLGEIRNAETSNCLDTLGGKAGQPLGMGYCHGMGGNQVFAYTKRKQIMSDDNCLDAAHPRGPIKLIRCHGMRGNQEWTYDAKLRTIKHSNTGMCLTKPESADVWKPVLRACDKSRGQQWLMQLDFKWQARRS